A region of the Paracoccaceae bacterium genome:
CAGCCCCATCAGCATCTCGGGGTCCACCGTGCGGGCGCGCGGCTCCAGCACGATGCGCAGGTCCTCGGCGCTCTCGTCGCGCACATCGGCCAGCAGCGGCACCTTCCGCGTCACGATCAGCTCGGCCAGCCGCTCGATCAGCCGCGACTTCGCCACCTGGTAGGGGATCTCGGTGATCACGACCTGCCAGGCACCGCGCCCCAGATCCTCGACATGCCAGCGGGCGCGCAGCCGGAACGCGCCGCGGCCCGTGCGATAGGCCTCGCGGATGCTCTCGGGCGGTTCCACCAGCACCCCGCCGGTGGGGAAATCGGGGCCGGGCACCAGGTCGGCCAGGGCGTCGTCGGCGATCTCCGGATCGCGGATCAGCGCCAGGCAGGCATCGACCAGCTCGTGCAGGTTGTGCGGCGGGATGTTGGTGGCCATGCCCACCGCGATGCCCGACGCGCCGTTGGCCAGCAGGTTCGGAAAGGCCCCGGGCATGACCACGGGTTCCTCCAGCGTGCCGTCGTAGTTCGGCCGGAAGTCCACCGCATCCTCGGCCAGCCCCTCCATCAGGGTCTCGGCGATCGCGGTCAGGCGGGCCTCGGTGTAGCGGCTGGCCGCCGGGTTGTCGCCGTCGATGTTGCCAAAGTTGCCCTGCCCGTCGACCAGCGGGTAGCGCAGGTTGAAGTCCTGCGCCAGCCGCGCCATCGCGTCATAGATCGCGGCATCGCCATGCGGATGGTAGTTGCCCATCACGTCGCCCGAGATCTTGGCCGACTTGCGGAACCCGCCCGCGGGCGACAGGCGCAGCTCGCGCATCGCATGGAGGATGCGGCGGTGCACCGGCTTCAGCCCGTCGCGGGCATCGGGCAGCGCGCGGTGCATGATCGTGGACAGCGCATAGGTCAGATAGCGCTCGCCGATGGCGCGGCGCAGCGGTTCGGCCAGGTCCGCGGGCGCGGCCCCGGACCTGTCGGGCCCGGGCGTGTCGGGCCCGGGCGTGTCGGGCGGGGGGCTGTCGGGCCCGGGAGTGTCAGGCGGGGGGCTGTCGGGCGGGGCGGGCATGGCGGTGGTGTAAGGCGCGGGCGCGGACCGGTCCAGTGCGGATTGCGCGCCGCGGGCCCGGACCCCGCACCGCGGGCCCCGCGGCACGGTCCGGGGTCCGCTTCGGGAGGCCGTTCCGGGGCGGCCACCCGGCGGCGCGCCCCGGGGGGCGCACGGCGGGCATTCGGGGGTCCGCTCGGGGCATGCTCGGGGGGGGCCGTCGCAGCCTGCCGCTTTTTTGGCCCGCCGCGCCGCGAAAGCATGGTAAACGAACGGAAATCGTCCGGAATCGGTTGCCGCCCATGGTCAGACTGCTCAGCCTTCTCGCCGCCGCGATGTTCCTGGTCCTGCTGATCGGGGGCCGCGACCACGGCCAGGCGCGCTTCGGCCTGGCCGGGCATTACGCCCCCGAGGCCTATGCCGACCTGCCCCCCGCACGCCCCGCCCCCGCCGCCGTCCCCGCAGCCCGCGCCCCCGAACCGGCGCCCGGCCGCCTCGCCGCAAGCCTCACCCCCGCAAGCTTCACCCCCGCCACACCGCCCGCCGCCACACCCCCGGCAGCCGCACCCGCCGCCACCGCGCCCACCGCCGACCCCCTCCCCCTCCGCTACGTCTCCGCAAACGCCGTCAACGTCCGCCAGGGACCCTCCACCACCGAACCCGTCATCGGACGCCTCACACGAAACGAGGCCGTAACCGTCGTCGAAAACCCCGAAAACGGATGGGTCCTCATCAAGATCGAAGGCGACGGAATCCAGGGATACGTCGCTGAAAGACTCCTCTCAAAGCCACAGCCGTGATGCCTGATCTCCGTCCGCCGAAGACGGGACGATTGCCCTAGACGGCGCGTTCGAAGGTGAGCGAGGTCGGCCGGTCATGGCCCGGGTGCGCGCTCGCGGTGGTCTGCTGAAAGCCCAGGGCGCGGAAGGTCGCGTGGTTCTCGACCAGTTCCACCCGGGTCTGCAGGCGCAGGCGCGGCAATCCCAGGGCGCGCGCCCGGAGGGCGGCCAGGCCGATCAACTGGCGGGCGAGGCCGCGCCGCTGAACAGCCGGATCGACGGCAAGCTTGTGCAGATACAGGGCATCGGGCTCTGGCGTGAGGAAGATGCAGGCCACCGCGGGCTGTCCGACCACCCAGACCTCGCCGTCCCTGGCCTGCCGGGCGATGTCGGTGGCGGTCAGGCGATGCATGGACGAGGGCGGGTCGATCCGGCCCTCCATCCCGGCGAAGGCCCGGCGGATCAGGGACAGGAGGGCGGGCCAGTCATGCGGATCGGTCGCGCGTTCGGGGGTCATGGCGCCATGAAAGCGCGGCAGGGGCGGCAGGACAAGGGGCGGGCCCTGCGGCCCGCCCCGTCGGGATCACTCCGCAGCCACCGCATGCGCGGCCGGCGCGGGGCGGAAGTGGCGGCGGTTCAGCACCAGCACCAGGGCGATCATCGCGATCTGGAAGGCCAGGGCGATGCCGGAGAGCACCCAGTAGGCCGCCCCGAACTTGGCGATCACGCCCGCCCCGACCAGGCCCTTGTTGATCCAGAACTGCATCAGCACGCTGGCGGCGACGCCCGGGCAGACAAGGGCATAGGAGCCGACCGAGGTGTCCGCACCGGTCAGGAAGCGCGCGGCGTAGCCCTGCCGGGCAAGCACGGCGAGACCTGCGAGACCGAAGGCCAGTTGCACCGCGATCAGCCGGGTCAGCAGGACCAGGCTTTCGCCCGGTTCGGCGTGGACGCCGAAGTGGGTGTGCAGGCCATGGTCGAGGCGCAGCATCAGGATGCCCAGCACCGTGGCCAGGGGCACCACGATCAGCAGCGTGGGCGCGGTCTCGGCATTGGCGCCGTGCTGCAGCATCGATGCGATGCCCAGCACCACGGCAATCGCCGCGAGCGTCAGCGACAGGACAAGAAAGATCGTCGCCAGCACGACCGAGACTGCGGCGGTTGCCGGGTTGGCCGACAGCGCGGCCGGGGCTGACAGGCCGACACCCACCATGGCAAGGGCGAAGGCAGGCAGAACCTGCGCGAAGGAGTTGTTCGCCGCCCAGTCGAAGCCGCCTTTCGTGGTGGCCCGGGCCAGGAACCGGCCGATCTGGCGCAGGGCAAGGATGCCGGTGGCCGCGAAGGCGGCCATGGCCAGCGGGAACAGCCATTCGACCACCCCCCAGAGGCCGGGCACGAAGACCATGCCCAGGATGAAGCCGACGTTGATCGACATGGCCAGGGCCAGTGGCAGCGCCGTCATCTGCGTCTCGGCATTCGATGACATCAGTCGCGCCTGCGCCTCGGTTCCCCGGAATCGCGACAGCTGGCCGAGGTTCCAGATCAGCAGGCGGATGTTCAGGTACGCGAAGGCGGCGATGCCGAGGGCGGCCGCCACGATCATCGCGCGCATCGGGACGGACCCCGAAGCGAAGGCGCGCGCGATGTCCTCATAGAGCGGAACGGGCTGCGCCGGATGCGGCACCCACATGTAGAGCCACATGAAGAACGTGGCGACCAGGCCACCGGCACCGACGGAGGCGAGGAAGTAGAGCGGCGACCAGCGGTCGGCGGGGCGGGCGGCAGGGGAGGGCATGGCGATCTCCATCAAATTCTGTAATCAGAATATGAACCAGACGGTTCAGATTGCAATGCCCTGGAAGCGGCTGCGGCGGCGTGCCGCAACGCGCGCCGCGATCCTCAACATCTTGGGGACAACTTGGCGCCCGAAACCAGATGGAGGGCAGAGTGGTTGACTCGCGCACGGGCCGGCCCGACGATGCAGGATCGAAGGGAGCCGAGCCCGATGCGATTCACCCGCCTGCGCCTGAATGGCTTCAAGAGCTTCGTGGACCCCACGGACCTGATCATCCACGAGGGGCTGACGGGTGTGGTGGGGCCGAACGGCTGCGGCAAGTCGAACCTTCTGGAAGCGATGCGCTGGGTCATGGGCGAGAACCGGCCGACCGCGATGCGTGGCGGCGGAATGGAGGACGTGATCTTTGCCGGGGCGGCCACGCGGCCCGCGCGCGCCTTCGCCGAGGTGGCCCTGGTCATCGACAATGGCGAACGGCTGGCGCCTGCCGGTTTCAACGACCAGGACCAGATCGAGATCGTACGGCGGATCACCCGGGATGCCGGCTCTGCCTATCGCGCCAACGGCAAGGAAGTGCGGGCGCGTGACGTGCAGATGCTGTTCGCCGATGCCTCGACCGGGGCGCATTCGCCGGCCCTGGTGCGGCAGGGCCAGATTGCCGAGCTGATTTCGGCCAAGCCCAAGTCCCGGCGGCGCATCCTGGAAGAGGCAGCGGGCATCTCGGGGCTCTATGCCCGCAGGCACGAGGCGGAACTGCGGCTGTCCGCCACCGAGACCAACCTGGCACGGGTGGATGACGTGCTGGGCGCGCTGTCGGAACAGATCGCGACCCTGACCCGGCAGGCCCGGCAGGCGGCGCGCTATCGCGAGATCGGTGAGGCGTTGCGGCGGGCCGAGGGGATGCTGCTGTACCGCCGGTTCCGCGAGGCCGATGCAGCCGTGGCCGAAGCCGAGGGCGGCCTGCGTGCGCGCCTTGTGGCGCTTGGCCAGGCCGAGACGGCGGCACGGGCGGCGATGGCGGCCCGCGAGGCGGCCGAAGATGCGCTGCCTCCGCGCCGCGAGGAAGAGGCGATCGCAGCAGCCGTGGTGCAGCGGCTGGTCGTGGCACGCGAGACGCTGGCCGCACAGGCCGCGCAGGCGCGGGCCGCCATCGAGGCGCTGCGCGGACGGATCGCCCAGCTTGACCGTGATGCCGATCGGGAATCCGGGCTGAACCGTGATGCGGGCGAGATGATCGCGCGGCTGGAATGGGAGGCCGACGCGCTGACCCGGGCCGCCGAGGGCGAGGAGGAGCGGATCGCCGAGGCGGCCGAGATGGCGCGCGAGGCGGGCGCCGCCCTGGCCGAGGCGGAGGGCGGGCTTGCCCGGATGACCGAGGATGCCGCGCGGCTGGCCGCACGGCACCAGTCGGCCGCCCGCATGCTGTCGGACGTGCGGGCGACACTGGCGCGTGCCGAGACCGAGACGGCGCGGGCGGCCGAGGCGGAACGCGCCGCCGGCCTTGCGGTCGAGCGCGCGGCCGAGGCACAGGCCGAGGCGGTCGAGGCGCATGAGGCGGCCGTGGCCCTGGCCGAAGAGACCGAGATGGCCCTGGCCGAGGCAGAGGGCGCGCGGGCCGAAACGGCGGGCCGCGAGGCCGAGGCGCGCGCGGCCCGGTCGTCAGCCGAGGGCGAGGCGCAGGCGCTGCGGTCGGAAGTGGCGGCGCTTGCGCGGCTGGTGGCGCGCGAGGCGCAGGCTGGCCATCAGGTGATTGACGCGCTGTCCGTGGCACCCGGATACGAGGCAGCTCTGGGGGCCGCCCTCGCCGACGATCTTCGGGCGCCGGAAGTTCCGGGCGACGAACGGTCGGGCTGGGTGGCTCTGCCACCCTACGATGCGGCCCCGGACCTGCCCGAGGGGGCAGAACCGTTGGCCCGGCATGTGGCGGCCCCCGCCGTGCTGGCAAGGCGGCTTGCGCAGGTCGGGGTGGTGCCGCGCGGGCGCGGAGCGGCGATGCAGGCGGCGCTGCGCCCGGGCCAGCGGCTTGTGTCGGTGGACGGCGACCTGTGGCGTTGGGACGGGTTCCGCATCGCGGCAGAGGATGCCCCGTCGGCCGCAGCCGAGCGCCTGCGCCAGATGAACCGGCTGGTCGGGCTGAAGCGCGATCTCGAGGAGGTCGCGGCACGGGCCGCCGGGGCCGCGCAGGCGCATGAGACGCTGGCCCGCCGCATCGAGATGCTGGCGCAGGCCGAGAGGATGGCGCGCGAGGCGCGGCGCGGCGCGGATGCGCGGGTGGCCGAGGCGAACCGGGCCTTGGCGCGGTCCGAGGCCGACCGGTCGATTGCCGAAGGACGGCAGGAGGGCGCGCGGCTGGCCGTGGCCCGGTTCGGTGAAGAGGCCGAGGATGCCCGCGCAAGGCTGGACGAGGCGACGGCCGCTGCCGACGACCTGCCGCCGCTGGACGACGCGCGCGCCGGGGTCGAGGCCGCCAAGGCGACCGTCGAGGCCGCGCGGATCGCCATGATCGCGCGGCGCACCGCAGAAGGCGAGGCGCGGCGCGATGCCGAGGCCCGGCGCAAGCGGCGGCAGGATGTGGCGCGCGACCTGACGGGCTGGAAGGAACGGCTGGCCACCGCCGAAAGGCGCGCGCAGGAACTGGCCGATCGCCGGGCGGCCACGGTCGCGGAACTGGATGATGCCATGGCCGCCCCCGAGGAGATCGCGGCGAAGGCCGACGAGCTTGCCGATGCCATGGCCGATGCCGAGGCCCGGCGCGCCCGGGCTGCGGATGCGCTTGCCGAAGCAGAGGCCGCGTTGCGCATGGTGCAGACCGCCGAACGCGAGTCCGAGCGCGCCGCAGGCGAGGCGCGCGAGGGGCGCGCGCGCGCCGAGGCCCGGGTGGATGCAGCGCGCGAGGTCCGTGCGGCGGCGGGGCTGCGCATCCGCGAGGTCGCCGACATGACGGTGGATCAGCTGCTGTCCAGCCTGCGCGCTGATCCCGACGCGATGCCGGATGCCGAAGCGCTCGAGATCGAGGTGGCGCGGCTGAAGCGGCAGCGCGAGGCCCTGGGCGCCGTGAACCTGCGGGCCGAGGAGGATCTGGCGCAGGTGGGGGCGGAACACGATACCCTGGCCACAGAAAAGACCGATCTGGAAGAGGCGGTGGCAAAGCTGCGCGCCGGTATCGCCGGGCTGAACCGCGAGGGGCGCGAGCGTCTGCTGACCGCGTTCGAACAGGTGAACGGGAACTTCGGAACGCTGTTCACCACGCTGTTCGGCGGTGGCGAGGCGCGGCTGGTGCTGGTGGAAAGCGACGACCCGCTGGAGGCGGGGCTGGAAATCATGTGCCAGCCTCCGGGCAAGAAGCTGTCGATCCTGTCGCTGCTGTCGGGTGGCGAGCAGACGCTGACGGCCATGGCGCTGATCTTTGCCGTCTTCCTGGCCAATCCCGCGCCGATCTGCGTGCTGGACGAGGTCGATGCGCCACTGGACGACGCCAATGTGACGCGGTTCTGCGACCTTCTGGACGAGATGACGCGGCGCACCGACACGCGGTTTCTGATCATCACGCATCATGCAGTTACCATGGCGCGGATGGACCGCCTGTTCGGCGTGACCATGGCGGAACAGGGCGTCAGCCAGTTGGTCAGCGTTGACCTGCGACGGGCCGAGGCGATGGTGGCCTGAGTGTCCGCGCGATGTCGCCCGCCCCGTTGCCGCGCCGAGGCTGCGCGGCGGATGGGTATCGCGGACCTGAACGCCTGTGCCGCCAGATCTCCGGAGCGATGCTGAGCCTCGGTCCGGACGCGCGGCGCGGCTATGGGCAACCCAGCTTCGTCAACCGGTCGCCCAGGCCCACCTCTCCATCCGCGACGACGGCGCAGAGGATGCCGCGCAGGCGCAGCGCGGGGTGGCCGGGGGCGGTGATCCAGGCCTTGGCATCCGCGCCATAGCGCGCCTTCCACTTGACGCAGCCGTCGTTGAAGATTGCCGAGACGCGCAGCACCGCCGTCCCGGCGCGCAGCCGCATGCCGGTGGGCAGGTTCGCCTCGGTCATGTCCAGGTCTGCCACAAGAGGATCGCCCGGATGGGGCACCGCATCGCCGGGGTGCCAGACCAGATCGAGCACGCGGGCGGGCAGGATCGAGACCTGGATGTCGGGGTCCGGGTTGCCATCCGGCAGGCGCAGCCATGGCATCGTCAGCCATCGGTCGCCCGGAATGCCCTGGGCGCGCGTCAACCGCAGGCGATCGGGAAACACCCGCAGGCCGATGCCGGGGCGCGTGCACAGCAGCGTGACCGGGCCGGCATCGCGCGGTGCGGCCAGCACATGCGGCAGGGCCATCGCAAGCGTCCTGGCCGAGGGTGTCATCGGGTGATCAGACCAGGACCAGATCGGCGGCGGTCAGCACCGGCGCCCCGGCGAGAACCGCAATCTGCACCGACGCCCCGCCGCCCACGCCGTCCGAGTCGAAATACAGAAGGCCGGTCGTGGTTTCATAGACGAACTGCGCGCCGGTGCCGCTTGCCACATCATGGGAAAGCGGCGCGGCACCCCCCGGTGCCAGATAGAACCAGTGCGCCGCAAGCTCGATCCGGTCGCCTTCGATGCCAGAGAAGTCCTCGATGAGGTCGGGTTGGCCGTCGGGCCTGCCGAAGACGAACGTATCCGCACCCGCCCCGCCCGCCATGGTGTCGAGCCCCTGCGCCCCCGACAGGCGGTCGTTGCCGTCCCCCCCGAACAGCTGATCATTGCCGCGACCGCCGCGCAGCACATCGTTGCCACCCATGCCCGACAGGATGTCGTCCCCGTCGTTGCCGTCCAGCTTGTCGCGCAGGTCGCCGCCGGTCAGGCTGTCGCGATAGTAGCTGCCGCCCAGCCAGTAGCGCTCGAAGTTCAGGATGGTCGAACCGAACCCGTCGGTGACGACCGGCCCCGAGGCATCGAATGCAAATCCGGTACCCGAGCCACCGGCATTCAGGACCGCGCGCAACTGGTCATTGCCAGCCCCGCCATCCAGATGGTTCACCGACCCTGCGAGATAGGCGACATGGTCGTTTCCTGCCCCGGCATCCACCGTGTTCGCACCGCCCAGCACCACGATCTCGTCGTTCAGCCTGCCGCCGGTGATGCTGTCGTCGCCGTTGCCGGTCGTGATGTAGAGTTGTTCGACGCTTCGCAGCGTGATGACGTGCGGTCCCGCCACAAACCCGGACGAGACGCTGCCCGACACCGCATGCCCGATGTTGTTCCAGAACAGCCAGAACAGATCGGTTCCGGTGCCGCCGTGAAAATACGCACTGGTCTGTTCGCCGACATACATCCGGTCATTGCCCTGTCCGCCATAGGCACGGTCGATCCCGGCGCCGGAAAAGGAATAGATCGCGAAGCTGTCGTCGCCGGCATCGCCATACAGCCGGTCATTGCCGGGGCCGCCCTCGATGCGGTCATTGCCGTCGCCGCCATAGATCGTGTCGCGACCCGTATCGCCGAACAACTGGTCGTTGCCGTCGCCGCCCTCGATCAGGTCATTGCCGCCATAGCCGTTGATCTGGTCGTCGCCACCGTAGCCGATGACGTGGTCCGCCTCGTTGGTGCCGGGCAGGGTGTCGCCTTCAGCTGTGCCGTCGATGGGATTGAGGGGCATGATTCTCGCCAGGTGATCAAAATACTGGCGAAAATAGCATGGCCCCGGCGATGCGTTAATCCCTCATCTCACAGCCGCGCATCAAGCTCTGCCACCTTGCTGCGCAGGTGCAGGTCACATTCGAACAGCGCCCCGGCGGCGCGCAGGTCCGCCAGCACGGCGGGGTGGGCAACCTGTGTCCGATCATAGAAGGCCGCAACCTCGGCCTCGGTCGCGGTGCCGAGAAAGGCCATCAGCGGCAGGTTGAACGAATAGGCGCCCCGGGTGCGCCGGAAGGCCAGCCGCGCATGCCACGCCGCCGGATCCTGTGCGTGGAAATGCAGCAGCCGGATATCGGCTGAAAAGGCCCCGCCGTTCATCTTCTCGCCGTTCATCACCGCCGTATGGATGCGCGGTTGCAGGCCGGGCACGCCGGTGCGGTAGAAGCACTTTCCGACGGCGTGGCTCAGCGATCCGGCGGCCAGCAGGTCGGCATGATCGCCAAAGGCGGCGCGGCGCAGTGCCTCCATCTCGGGGCCGCGCATCGGGCCGCGGAAGTGGCGGGCGGTGAAGATGTCATCGGGCAATGCCGGGTCGTGCAGCGCCTCCCAGGGTGCCATGCGAAGAAGCGGCCGGTCGCGTTGCACCGCCGCCAGCACCTCCGCCACCGGGCGGGCGGGGCAAAGGAACTCGTCCACGTCGATGTGGGCGATCCAGGGCAGGTGCGCGGTGGCATAGACCCGCTCGGCGTTGCGCGACTGGCGCAGCTGATGCTTGCCCGGACGACGGCCGATCAGACCCTGCCAATAGGCATCATCGCAGCGGATCGCGGTGACGCGGGGCAGGCGCGCGGCACGGTCGGCCGCGGGATCGGCGGGATCATCGAAATGCAGCCAGATTTGCGACGCGCCAAGCGACAGATGATGCGCCACGAAGGCCAGCACCTGATCGGCGGGCGCCTTGACGGTGGCAACCAGTCCCCAGCCGGTCATAGCCGATCGAGCAGCGCCCGGGTCGGCCAACCGTCCGCGGGCAGACCCGCGCGCAGCTGCTCTTTCTGCACCGCCGCGCGTGTCAATGCGCCCAGGATGCCGTCGACCGCCCCCACATCATGCCCGCGCGCCTTGAGCTTTTGCTGAAGGCTCTTCATCTGGTCGCCCGACAGTTGCGGGTCCGGACTGCCGGGCTGGAACACCGGCGCGCCTTCGAGCCGCGTTGCGAAATAGGCGGCGGTTGTCACGTAGACGAAGCTCTTGTTCCAGTCGAACAGCACCCGGTAGTTCGGATAGGCAAGGAACGCCGGACCCTTCCGCCCCTCCGGCAGCAGCAGCGACGCACGCAGGCTGCCCGGGATCGACCCGTCGCGCGCCCTTACCCCCATGCGCGACCAGTCCGCCCCCGACAGCTGCGTATCGAGGCCCGATTTCGACCAGTCGAGGTCGGCGGGCACCGTCACCTCCTGCAGCCAGGGCTCGCCCGCACGCCAGCCGTGGTGTTGCAGCATCCGGGCCGCCGACAGAAGCGCATCGGGCGCCGAGGTCTTCAGGCTGACACGACCATCGCCATCGCCATCGACGCCGCGTTCCAGGATGTCGCCCGGCAGCATCTGCACCATGCCGATCTCTCCTGCCCAGGCGCCGGTGGTGGTGGCCGGATCGAGCATCCCGCGTTTCCACAACTGCGCGGCGGCAATGATCTGTGGCTGAAACAGGCCGGGGCGGCGGCAGTCATGGCCAAGCGTGACAAGCGCGTTGACCGTGTTGAAATCGCCCTGCACCGCGCCGAAATCGGTCTCGAAAGCCCAAAAGGCCAGAAGGATGCCGTGCGACACGCCATAGTCGCGCCGCGCCCGGTCAAACACCGCACGATGCTTCTTCAGGTTCGCGGCACCGTTGTTGATGCGGCTCTGGCTGATCAGCATCCGCGAGAACTCGGTAAAGCTGCGGCGGAACACACCCTGAGACCGATCGGCCTTGATCACCCGGTCATCCCGCTTGACCCCCCGGAAGAACCTGTCCGCCTCATCGCGCGTAAGGCCCGCGCGCATCACTTCGCCCTTCATCGCGTCGACAAAGGCAGGAAACGGGCCGCCACATGGGGCGGCGATCGCAGGAGCGGCAGAAAGAGCAAGGGAAATGGCAAGCGGGGCAAGGCGCATGGGAATGTCCGTCCGGTTTTTCGGCATGTTAGGCGCTGCGCCCCTTCCGGGGAAGGGAAAACGCGGCCGCCGGGGTCACGCCCGCGTCAGGTGCGCTCAGCGGCGGGACAGCCGTGCGACAAGCCGTGCGCGTGCCTCGGGCAGGCCGGGGCCGGGGCGCAGGGGCTCCATCTCGCGCAGCAGGAAATGACCCGTGATGGCAAGGCCCTGCAGGATCTCGGCCGGATCGGAGGCAAGACCCCGCCGAACCGCATCGGGCAGCGGCAGCAACCGGTCGGCCCAGTCGCCCGCGCCTGTCCGGCTGACCGCCCGGCCGGTCCGGGGGCTGACAAAGGCCAGATCGTCGCGCGATCCGGTGACGGCGCAGCTCCCGAGGTCCAGGCCGAAGCCCAGATCGGCGAGCAGCCGCATTTCCCAGGGCAGATAGGCGGGCAGGCCCGCCGTCCCCTCCGCAAGCCCGTCCAGCAACGCGGTGGTGTCTGACCAAAGCGCCGGATGCGCCTCGCGTTCGGGCAGGGCCATGCGCAACATCGCGCAGACCGCAGACAGGACGGCCAGCCGGTCGGCATCCGCCATGACAGAGGCACGCGACCGAAGCGGTTCCACCGTGAAGGCGCCCAGGTGATCGGACAGGCGCGCGCGCCACGCAACCGCCAGGTGCGCGCCCGGTTGCAGCACCGGTGCCATGCGGCGCCCCGCGCCGCCGCGCACCACGCCTGCATGGCGCCCATGCGCAAGCGTGAAGACCTCGACGATTGCCGAGGTTTCGCCATGCGGGCGCATGGCAAGCAGCGTGCCTTCGTCCTGCCAGTCCATGCGCGACCATCGCGCGGACCCGTGGGGCGGGCAAGAGGACGGCACCGTCGCATGAAACTTGCGCGAACCCGCCGCGTTCTGCGACCATTGCCTTCACCATGAAAGGTCCGCGCGATGTCGGCCACTGCCCGTCTTTCCGCCCTTGTGCTGTGCCTCGTGGCCGCGCTGTCGCTGGTCCTGCGCTTCCGGCTGTCGCTGGCGGCAGAGAACGGCGATGTCGTGGCGACCGTCTGGCGCATGGCGGGGTTCTTCACGGTGCTGACCAATGCCCTGGTGGCGGCGCATATGGCGGCGGTAGCGGCCGGCTGGCGGATCGGGGCATCGCGGGCGGCCGGGCTGCTGCTGGCGATCGGCGCCGTGGGGATCGTCTATCACCTGCTGCTGGCAGGGCTGTGGTCGCCCCAGGGCGCCGCGTGGTGGGCAGACCAGGGCCTGCATACCGCGGTGCCCGTCGGCATGGCCCTGTGGTGGGCGATCTTCGCGCCGAAGGGGCTGGCGTGGCGCGATCTGCCGGAATGGCTGGTCTATCCGGTGGTCTATGGAGTCTACGCCGTGGCGCGGGGCATCGCGACGGGGTTCTGGCCCTATCCGTTCCTGAACGCGGACAAGCTGGGCTGGCCTGCGGTGGCGGGCAACCTGGCGGGGATGGTCCTGGCGTTTGCCGTGCTGGGGGCGGCGATCCTGCTGGCGGCGCGGGGGCTATCCCGACAGCCCGTCCTCGTCCAGTAGGGTGCGGCCCGCGCGATCCTCGATCTCGATCAGCCAGAGGTCGCGGTCGCGCGATCGCGCGCGGGCAAGGGCCGCGTCGACTGCGGCCTCTTCTCCCTCGGCCAGAAGGGTCCACAGCCGTTCGCCGGTCATCGGGTCGAAGGATCGCTGGTAGGCCAGTGCGCGGCCGTCCAGCGTGGCGCATTTCACGACGACGGAACCCGAGGTCGCATCGCCGCGCGCGGTCACATAGACTGGAATCGCGGCCAGACGCAGCCGCGCCAGATAGGCCGAAACCCAGATGCCTGCGGCCAGCCGGGTCACTGCCGGGCTCCGGTGACGGTGTTCTTCATGTCCCGCGCCGCCATGTTGCGGATTGCCTGCAAGGCCCCGCCCGCCGCGTCCGCCCGTTCATCGGTGTCGTCGTCATGCTCGTGTCGAACGCCTCGGGGGTTGGCCCGCGAACCGGGCGGGCGTTGTCCGGTTCGTGCCGGGGCCACGCGCCGGGCGGCGCGGCTAGGCGTCGCCATCACGGAAATCGAGGCCCATCTCGGAATAGCGTTCGGCCTCGTCCAGCCAGCCCGGGCGCACCTTGACGGTCAGGAACAGATGCACCTCGCGGCCGAGGAACTCCTTGATATCCGCCCGGGCGGCCTGGCCGATGGCCTTGATCGTCTCGCCCCGGTTGCCCAGCACAATGCCTTTGTGGCCGTCGCGGGTGACATAGACGATCTGGTCGATACGGGCGGAGCCATCGGGCTTGTCCTCCCATTTCTCGGTCTCGACCGTCAGCTGGTAGGGCAGTTCCTCATGCAGGCGCAGCGTAAGCTTCTCGCGCGTCATCT
Encoded here:
- the recO gene encoding DNA repair protein RecO, whose amino-acid sequence is MDWQDEGTLLAMRPHGETSAIVEVFTLAHGRHAGVVRGGAGRRMAPVLQPGAHLAVAWRARLSDHLGAFTVEPLRSRASVMADADRLAVLSAVCAMLRMALPEREAHPALWSDTTALLDGLAEGTAGLPAYLPWEMRLLADLGFGLDLGSCAVTGSRDDLAFVSPRTGRAVSRTGAGDWADRLLPLPDAVRRGLASDPAEILQGLAITGHFLLREMEPLRPGPGLPEARARLVARLSRR
- a CDS encoding DUF1491 family protein: MTRLAAGIWVSAYLARLRLAAIPVYVTARGDATSGSVVVKCATLDGRALAYQRSFDPMTGERLWTLLAEGEEAAVDAALARARSRDRDLWLIEIEDRAGRTLLDEDGLSG
- a CDS encoding lytic murein transglycosylase yields the protein MRLAPLAISLALSAAPAIAAPCGGPFPAFVDAMKGEVMRAGLTRDEADRFFRGVKRDDRVIKADRSQGVFRRSFTEFSRMLISQSRINNGAANLKKHRAVFDRARRDYGVSHGILLAFWAFETDFGAVQGDFNTVNALVTLGHDCRRPGLFQPQIIAAAQLWKRGMLDPATTTGAWAGEIGMVQMLPGDILERGVDGDGDGRVSLKTSAPDALLSAARMLQHHGWRAGEPWLQEVTVPADLDWSKSGLDTQLSGADWSRMGVRARDGSIPGSLRASLLLPEGRKGPAFLAYPNYRVLFDWNKSFVYVTTAAYFATRLEGAPVFQPGSPDPQLSGDQMKSLQQKLKARGHDVGAVDGILGALTRAAVQKEQLRAGLPADGWPTRALLDRL
- a CDS encoding glycosyltransferase family 2 protein; the protein is MTGWGLVATVKAPADQVLAFVAHHLSLGASQIWLHFDDPADPAADRAARLPRVTAIRCDDAYWQGLIGRRPGKHQLRQSRNAERVYATAHLPWIAHIDVDEFLCPARPVAEVLAAVQRDRPLLRMAPWEALHDPALPDDIFTARHFRGPMRGPEMEALRRAAFGDHADLLAAGSLSHAVGKCFYRTGVPGLQPRIHTAVMNGEKMNGGAFSADIRLLHFHAQDPAAWHARLAFRRTRGAYSFNLPLMAFLGTATEAEVAAFYDRTQVAHPAVLADLRAAGALFECDLHLRSKVAELDARL
- a CDS encoding Pr6Pr family membrane protein, encoding MSATARLSALVLCLVAALSLVLRFRLSLAAENGDVVATVWRMAGFFTVLTNALVAAHMAAVAAGWRIGASRAAGLLLAIGAVGIVYHLLLAGLWSPQGAAWWADQGLHTAVPVGMALWWAIFAPKGLAWRDLPEWLVYPVVYGVYAVARGIATGFWPYPFLNADKLGWPAVAGNLAGMVLAFAVLGAAILLAARGLSRQPVLVQ